CACCATGCGAGCCCCGCGATCAACAGAGTGAGGAGCAGGAACCAAACCGCAAAGCGGTCTGCGATGCGTACGCTTGGCGCTTTGCTTTCCTGCGCCTGACTGACTAACCGCACGATATTGGCATAGGTACTCTCAGCAGCCGGTCTGGTTGCGACGAGATCAAAGGCGTCGCCAAGATTGGTTGAGCCGCTCAGGATTTCGTCCTGCTCGGCCTTTTCTACAGACCTGCTTTCGCCGGTCAGGCTTGATTGGTCGAGAATGGCCGCTCGTGAGGCGAGCATACCGTCTACCGGAACCACCTCTCCGTGGCGAATGAGAACCCGTTCATCCGGCTGGATATCATCGACTGGAACCTCTTCCAGTTTTTCACCAGCATAGCGCATCGCCGTGTGGGCGACACGGCCCAACAGCGCTGTCATCTCCCGACGCGCGCGCCCCTCTGCGTAGCTCTCCAGAAGCTGCCCCCCGGAATACATCAACGCTACAACATTGCCAGCCAGCGGCTCGCCAAAGGCCAGTGCCGCGGCCATCGACAGAGCTGCTACCAGATCGAGTCCAACTTCGCCTTTTTGCAAGCTCGATACGATGTCAATGGCAAGCGCTACCAGTACCGGAACGGTCGCCGCGAACCAAATACGATCACCCCAGATGCCAAATGCGGAAAACCAAGCGAGCGTTCCCGTTAACAGGCCGACTATCGCAATCGTTACAAGCATGGATCGAAGGGTAAAAATGGCTTGTGGACGAAGAAACTGCAAAGGACATCCTTTCACGGAGGCGAGTCGAAAGCTTCAATGAACAATAAAGCATCCGCGGAGCATAAGAGGAAGAGAACCTGATGTTGGTCGCCAATATGTTTACTATGCACATTCCCGGTGACCACCGGCTTTTGCCGGCTGGATATTTACCAAGCGTACGCGAAATCCGGATATGCTACTGGACTGGAAAAGATTGAAGTTGTTGCGAAACTATCCTCTTTCTCATCACTACAGTTATCCGGGTCGTACCGGGTTCAAGAATTGCATCGAAGGACGTTATGGTCGACGTTAGACGCACGAAAGGACGCTGACGACCATTCCGGCTTCGCCATGCGCCTTTTGACGTGGAGATTGAGAATGATGTCCTTTGAACGCCCAATTAGAACATTAATTGTTGCACAAAGAACACAGTCGTCCAGTTTTGACGTTTAGCTCGCTTTAATGGAAATTACTTATCGTGCATTCGACGATCGTCGGATAAAAATACAATACTGCATGAGGAGGTGACTGTGAAACCAATTCCGCTTCGCTACCTGGCTGGAGCTATTGTACTGCCGTTGTTTAAAAGTTCAGCCATTTCAGCTTGTGATTATGCAAATAATACTTATAATTGTGCTGGGAAACGGTCTGCAAAGCTAGGTAGCGGAAATGGTGATAACAATCAGACAGTCATCATGCCATCGGGCCAAGGACTAACAGATGGTACTGCTATGCCAAAGACCTCATGAGACAGCATACGGATGGCGATCTGCAAACGTATCGCGTAGACCGCCAAATCAATTCAAACCGCTGGCCTGGTGACGAGACGGCGATTGAACCGATCTAACACGTGACAACTAAGCGGCGAAAACGACCTGATTGCGCCCTTTATTCTTAGCAGCGTATAGAGCTTTATCAGCCCTGCTGAGGGTTTCGGAAAAGGTAGCATTTGCACGACACACAACCACGCCAATAGAAACCGTTACCGGAATTGTAGTAGTGCCAATCTGAAAAGTCTTACTGGCAACGGCTTGACGAACTCTTTCGGCAGAGATTTCGGGTGACATGCTACCTTTTTCACCGAATATCACGACAAATTCCTCGCCCCCGGATCGAGCGATAAAGTCTTCTGGGTGCAGAACGTCGACAATACGTTCTGCAATTTCCTGTGTCCGACATCAGCGTCTTTGAGACAAAACTGGTTTAATTAAGAAGAGAGGATTTTCGGCTCATCATAGCTTTATCAAAGGACGCAAAGATGAGACAGAAAGCCGTTCCCCAAACGTCTTCTGCGGAGAAGACGATCAAAGATATCCGTCGTGCCACGCGTAAACATTATTCGGCAGAGGATAAAATCCGTATTGTTTTGGAAGGTCTGCGCGGGGAAGACAGCATCGCTGCGATCTGCCGCCGTGAGGGGATCGCCGAGAGCCTTTATTATAGCTGGTCGAAAGAATTCCTCGAGGCAGGCAAGAAGCGCCTTGCAGGCGACACCGCCCGTTCTGCCACCAGCGACGAAGTAAAAGCGCTGCGTCGTGAAAGCCGTGACCTGAAGGAGGCGCTGGCCGACGTCACTCTGGAAAACCGCCTGCTTAAAAAAAGCATGATCGGGGATGGGGGCGACGACGAATGAGATATCCCGCCACCGAGAAGCTTGAGATCATTCGGTTGGTCGAGCAATCGCACCTGTCGGCCAGACAAACCCTCGACCGGCTTGGCATTCCAAGGCCGACATTCTATCGCTGGTATGACCGGTTTCTGACCCATGGCGTCGAAGGACTGAAAGACCGGACGCCCGCGCCATCACGGGTGTGGAACC
The sequence above is drawn from the Brucella anthropi ATCC 49188 genome and encodes:
- a CDS encoding GGDEF domain-containing protein, with protein sequence MAERIVDVLHPEDFIARSGGEEFVVIFGEKGSMSPEISAERVRQAVASKTFQIGTTTIPVTVSIGVVVCRANATFSETLSRADKALYAAKNKGRNQVVFAA